From the genome of Azospirillum brasilense, one region includes:
- a CDS encoding ATP-binding protein: MREEEAQDNPCPADPAGLRRVFDTIGVAIALLDRQGRIADLNAAMLRAIGCPQALLIGQPMVGAFVWGGREDAAERFTQAMAAAGRGLVQELTLTGDGNWFDIALTPLTAEPGGEPTGIVMTAADASHRMGVEARLRGQEDSLRAARDEVVRAGQAKVRFLAAASHDLRQPAQSLTLFGAVLAERLSGHPQLPLVQTMNRAVEAMRGLLDALLDVARLDSGIVSPDMAPFAVAEMMERLEADYGPRATAKGLKLRVRPLKAQVRSDATLLERLLRHLLDNAVRYTASGGVLLGCRRRGMMLCIEVADTGVGIPTDKLDEIFEEFVQLGNAERDRSRGLGLGLAVVKRLSRLLGLPVRVRSRPGRGTCFTVEVPLHASWNPNGTERAMPSLDRPGALALIIDDEELILQSLRLVLEQWGWDVLAAASGEEALRQLDGAERLPDVIIADYRLRFGRTGVDAIRDIHAFAGDLIPAILLTGDTSPDRIREARRSGFTVLHKPVTLSELSSHLEEARARAAAE; encoded by the coding sequence ATGCGAGAGGAGGAGGCGCAGGACAACCCTTGTCCCGCCGACCCCGCCGGGCTGCGGCGGGTTTTTGACACGATCGGCGTGGCGATCGCCCTGCTCGATCGACAGGGGCGCATTGCCGATCTCAACGCGGCGATGCTGCGCGCCATCGGATGCCCGCAAGCTCTGCTGATCGGGCAACCCATGGTTGGCGCGTTCGTCTGGGGCGGCCGGGAGGACGCGGCGGAGCGCTTCACCCAGGCGATGGCCGCCGCGGGCCGGGGACTGGTCCAGGAACTGACCCTGACGGGTGACGGAAACTGGTTCGACATCGCGCTGACGCCGCTGACGGCGGAGCCCGGTGGCGAGCCCACGGGCATCGTCATGACCGCGGCGGACGCCAGTCACCGCATGGGCGTGGAGGCGCGGCTGCGTGGGCAGGAGGATTCCCTGCGCGCCGCGCGGGATGAGGTGGTGCGCGCCGGCCAGGCCAAAGTGCGGTTCCTGGCCGCCGCCAGCCACGACCTGCGCCAGCCCGCCCAGTCGCTGACCCTGTTCGGTGCGGTCCTGGCGGAGCGGCTGTCCGGCCATCCGCAGTTGCCCTTGGTCCAGACGATGAACCGGGCGGTCGAGGCGATGCGCGGCCTGCTCGACGCGCTGCTGGACGTGGCCCGGCTCGACTCCGGGATCGTGTCGCCCGACATGGCGCCCTTCGCGGTGGCCGAGATGATGGAGCGGCTGGAGGCCGACTATGGTCCGCGCGCGACCGCCAAGGGACTGAAGCTGCGGGTGCGCCCGCTCAAGGCGCAAGTCCGCAGCGACGCCACTCTGCTGGAACGGCTGCTGCGCCACCTGCTCGACAACGCGGTGCGCTACACGGCGTCGGGCGGTGTGCTTCTGGGCTGCCGGCGGCGCGGCATGATGCTGTGCATCGAGGTGGCGGACACGGGCGTCGGTATTCCCACCGACAAGCTCGATGAGATTTTCGAGGAGTTCGTCCAACTCGGCAACGCCGAACGCGACCGCAGCCGCGGCCTCGGCCTCGGGCTGGCGGTGGTGAAGCGGCTGTCACGTCTGCTCGGCCTGCCGGTTCGCGTGCGGTCGCGTCCTGGGCGGGGCACATGCTTTACGGTGGAGGTTCCCTTGCACGCTTCCTGGAATCCCAACGGGACGGAACGCGCCATGCCGTCCCTGGACCGTCCCGGCGCGCTGGCCTTGATCATCGACGACGAGGAACTGATCCTGCAAAGCCTGCGGCTGGTGTTGGAGCAGTGGGGATGGGACGTGCTGGCCGCTGCATCGGGGGAGGAGGCGCTGCGCCAGCTCGACGGAGCGGAGCGGCTTCCCGACGTCATCATTGCCGACTACCGCCTGCGCTTTGGCCGGACGGGGGTGGACGCCATCCGCGACATCCACGCCTTCGCCGGCGACCTCATCCCGGCGATCCTGCTGACCGGCGACACCAGCCCCGACCGCATCCGCGAGGCCCGGCGCAGCGGCTTCACCGTCCTGCACAAGCCGGTCACCCTGTCCGAGCTGTCGTCCCACCTGGAGGAGGCGCGGGCGCGGGCCGCGGCGGAGTGA